The following are encoded in a window of Candidatus Nitrosocosmicus arcticus genomic DNA:
- a CDS encoding RDD family protein, protein MSDNKNGDSTSSNNSYKKYSREVVLAKWEDRFVAWLIDFVIISIMINILFFIFSAHYSFPFWGIYIDGENGVGIRQPYEYIIASSIFFLYWVVLEFLSGQTIGKRVVHIKTTNLFGERANIINIAIEAFGKSFLLPIDIVLGLIFSSKRRQRIFNKVSGTIVIKLKKTEDDENDSIKYIKDY, encoded by the coding sequence ATGAGTGATAACAAGAACGGGGATTCCACCTCCTCAAACAATTCTTATAAGAAATATTCGAGGGAAGTCGTTTTGGCAAAATGGGAGGATAGATTCGTAGCTTGGCTCATTGACTTTGTTATAATATCGATAATGATAAACATCCTGTTCTTCATCTTTTCAGCCCATTACTCTTTTCCATTCTGGGGAATTTACATTGATGGTGAAAATGGAGTGGGTATCAGGCAGCCATACGAGTATATTATTGCTAGTTCCATATTTTTTCTTTATTGGGTAGTCCTAGAATTTTTAAGTGGACAGACTATTGGAAAAAGGGTTGTTCACATTAAGACTACAAATTTGTTTGGTGAAAGAGCAAATATCATAAATATAGCTATTGAGGCCTTCGGAAAATCTTTCTTATTGCCGATTGATATTGTATTAGGACTTATTTTTTCAAGTAAGAGGCGACAAAGGATTTTCAATAAAGTAAGTGGAACTATTGTGATCAAGCTGAAGAAAACAGAAGACGACGAGAACGATAGCATAAAATATATCAAAGACTATTAA
- the wecB gene encoding non-hydrolyzing UDP-N-acetylglucosamine 2-epimerase, which translates to MKLVTIAGTRPEIIKLAHLVPLLNNNFDHKFVYTGQHYSPNMSDIFIDELNITPDYDLQSNTSEINVIKDKMLPILKQLQPDWVVVYGDTNSSMAAALAADEIKSKIIHVEAGVRDFDMHVPEEALRIRIDEMSEYLFSPSSFCTAVLSYENIKGKVFTSGNLVVDVCKNLSNIASNKSLPPSVPKEFLLLTLHRPENVDNPRNLELLMNHVCSTDKSIVFPVHPRTQKNLQKFGIKVPSNVLLIDPLGYIEFLSLMLKSRLILTDSGGIQEESITIKKPCITLRHTSARWETILLGSNILFPPDREDSLDEVIRKMIDKKIFKNPYGENVAQKIIEVLKNELK; encoded by the coding sequence ATGAAATTAGTTACTATAGCAGGGACTAGGCCTGAAATAATTAAATTGGCTCATCTAGTTCCCCTATTAAATAATAATTTTGACCACAAATTTGTTTACACTGGACAACATTATTCACCTAATATGAGTGATATATTTATCGATGAATTAAATATAACACCTGACTATGACCTTCAATCAAATACATCTGAAATAAATGTAATAAAAGATAAAATGTTACCCATTCTGAAACAATTGCAACCCGATTGGGTAGTTGTTTATGGAGACACGAACTCAAGCATGGCTGCAGCTTTAGCGGCAGATGAAATTAAAAGTAAGATAATCCATGTTGAGGCCGGGGTAAGGGATTTTGATATGCACGTACCTGAAGAAGCCCTTCGAATTCGTATCGATGAAATGTCGGAATATCTTTTTTCACCCTCTAGTTTCTGTACTGCCGTGTTATCTTATGAAAACATAAAAGGCAAGGTATTTACTTCTGGCAATTTGGTGGTAGATGTATGTAAGAATCTGTCCAATATTGCATCAAACAAATCATTACCCCCATCAGTCCCAAAAGAATTTCTTTTGTTGACCTTGCATCGACCAGAAAATGTGGACAATCCTCGAAATCTTGAACTTTTGATGAATCATGTTTGCTCTACTGATAAAAGTATCGTATTCCCAGTTCATCCACGGACACAGAAGAATCTTCAGAAATTTGGTATAAAGGTTCCATCTAATGTACTCTTAATTGATCCTCTCGGATATATCGAATTCTTGTCCCTTATGCTAAAGTCTCGACTTATTTTAACAGATTCCGGGGGCATTCAAGAAGAATCAATAACAATAAAGAAACCATGCATAACTTTGCGTCATACATCAGCTCGATGGGAAACAATTCTTTTAGGATCAAACATATTATTTCCCCCCGACAGAGAAGATTCATTAGATGAAGTAATTAGGAAGATGATTGACAAAAAGATATTTAAGAATCCATATGGTGAAAATGTAGCGCAGAAAATAATTGAAGTTTTAAAAAATGAATTAAAATGA
- a CDS encoding PQQ-dependent sugar dehydrogenase, with protein MSVNGSSNDIGQEHMFNKSSFYSCQDYGKDIQCALSKSEFEGFSVDATSNQITPITREADYVDGKSGNAVIFQEKFRDFIEISNITAYKSDVFSISFWVEKISTPIQSTPDAHVISHTTVNKDEGWFFSTNNAQDQDIVFGLTTKSGNEPLMSKPLPISNSSFTNIVATFDGSDIRVYGNGSLYDSIEYNGTYTPTQNLPIHIGVASYCSECTKFQGMVDDVRFYDRILTPMEISQIYNDNESMTTSNGLVGHWEFDNTMNDSSVYKNNGRMLTMTSSLVTSPDGRIFIAEKNTGKIRILQNDILLDRPFATIDNLDVNWETGLLGLAIDPEFEKNHFVYAYYSTFDVNDKPINRVVRFTEKDNLSFNKTVIFDNIPSSAAFHAGGSLAIGPDDKLYISIGDARASIYSQSKDILVGKILRINKDGTIPSDNPFPNSPVYTLGHRNIFGIAFNEKDGIGIFTENNDKLFDEINVLKKGGNYGFPNMQPENNHWKASNSTIDIKPLRSFYYSIAPTQTIYYISDHFPYLKDTFLVGTYTGDIYSIEINNKTKKISSEVTPHNDPETIDSEKHIQINLYPFESVIGLTQTPGGDIYFGGYHIYKLDSIIADDPEQILFSLQLDYPDNITIDNVFAGYQKYIVVDIQNNDIKKLDNSQYNLSNSYSLIKLKIPKSLLSDIVNINATVVSPIKGENTYDITDYLLNDTSPKSNELSIPLPNDSITTTLSIYGEESSSDSEEESSSDSEEESSSDSEE; from the coding sequence TTGAGCGTTAATGGTAGTAGTAACGATATAGGTCAAGAACATATGTTTAACAAAAGTAGTTTTTATAGTTGTCAGGATTATGGTAAAGATATACAATGTGCTTTATCCAAAAGCGAATTTGAGGGATTTTCTGTAGATGCTACAAGTAATCAGATTACTCCAATAACACGAGAAGCTGATTATGTGGACGGAAAAAGTGGTAACGCCGTAATATTTCAAGAAAAGTTTAGGGATTTTATAGAAATATCTAACATTACTGCCTATAAATCCGATGTGTTTTCTATCTCTTTTTGGGTAGAAAAAATTAGCACACCGATTCAATCAACACCAGATGCCCATGTCATTTCTCATACTACTGTTAATAAGGATGAGGGTTGGTTTTTTAGCACAAATAATGCACAAGATCAAGACATTGTTTTTGGTTTGACAACTAAGTCGGGTAACGAGCCTTTAATGTCCAAACCTCTTCCCATCTCCAATTCATCATTTACCAACATAGTGGCCACTTTTGATGGTTCAGATATTAGGGTTTATGGTAATGGCAGTCTATATGATAGCATTGAATATAATGGAACATATACCCCCACTCAAAATCTGCCAATTCATATTGGTGTCGCATCCTATTGTTCAGAATGCACTAAATTTCAGGGTATGGTTGATGATGTTCGTTTTTATGATAGAATACTAACCCCTATGGAGATTAGTCAGATTTATAACGATAATGAATCGATGACCACTTCTAATGGGCTAGTCGGACACTGGGAATTCGATAACACGATGAATGATTCATCCGTATATAAAAACAATGGACGGATGTTAACAATGACTTCTAGCCTGGTAACTTCTCCAGATGGAAGAATATTCATAGCCGAAAAAAATACTGGAAAGATAAGAATCCTGCAGAATGATATTTTATTAGATAGACCATTTGCTACGATTGACAACTTAGACGTTAATTGGGAAACTGGATTGTTGGGATTAGCAATAGATCCAGAATTTGAGAAGAACCATTTTGTATATGCGTACTATTCCACTTTTGATGTTAATGATAAACCAATTAACAGAGTTGTAAGATTCACTGAAAAAGACAATTTATCTTTTAACAAGACCGTTATTTTTGATAATATTCCTTCCTCTGCGGCATTTCATGCTGGAGGTTCGCTCGCAATAGGGCCGGATGATAAATTATATATTTCAATTGGAGACGCTAGAGCGTCTATTTATTCTCAATCCAAGGATATATTGGTAGGAAAAATACTTAGAATTAATAAAGATGGAACCATTCCATCAGATAATCCGTTTCCAAATTCTCCTGTGTATACACTGGGACATCGAAACATATTTGGCATTGCATTTAACGAGAAGGATGGTATTGGGATATTTACAGAAAATAATGATAAACTGTTTGATGAAATCAATGTCCTAAAGAAAGGAGGCAACTACGGATTTCCAAATATGCAACCTGAAAATAATCATTGGAAGGCGTCAAACAGTACAATCGACATAAAACCTCTACGGTCATTTTATTATTCAATTGCTCCTACACAAACAATTTATTATATAAGTGATCATTTTCCCTATCTAAAAGACACATTCCTTGTTGGTACGTATACAGGAGATATATATAGTATTGAAATTAACAACAAAACTAAAAAAATAAGTTCTGAAGTAACTCCCCATAATGACCCCGAAACTATAGATTCTGAAAAGCATATTCAAATAAATCTTTACCCCTTTGAATCGGTCATCGGATTAACTCAAACTCCGGGTGGAGATATTTACTTTGGAGGGTATCATATTTACAAGCTAGATTCAATCATTGCAGATGACCCTGAACAAATACTATTTTCGCTACAATTGGATTATCCTGATAATATTACTATAGACAACGTATTTGCAGGCTATCAGAAGTATATAGTTGTAGATATACAAAACAATGACATTAAAAAACTAGACAATTCTCAATATAATTTGAGTAATTCTTATTCGCTTATCAAATTAAAAATTCCAAAATCCCTCCTTAGTGACATTGTAAACATAAACGCTACGGTAGTATCTCCTATTAAAGGAGAAAACACATATGACATTACGGATTACTTGTTGAACGACACTTCACCCAAATCTAACGAATTATCTATTCCTTTACCAAACGACAGTATAACCACTACTTTGAGCATATATGGTGAAGAATCATCAAGCGATAGTGAAGAAGAATCATCAAGCGATAGTGAAGAAGAATCATCAAGCGATAGTGAAGAATAA
- a CDS encoding family 16 glycoside hydrolase, translating into MINYNIEATTEDSCDVHLYDNFDSPYFLGEGQTSPNGEWKNVYSGYGSTGVEVIDGKSVFYLKPNASSTPYDTHTHAALVKSTDKFCDFEMEFDINTVKQLRKNSPPNVWEVGWIDFRYVDKFHHYSLLFKPNGIELGKKDCDSCSDPVDGQQFHETKSTPKMNLNTWNHIKVDMVDNHIKVFINGNLEVDYIDTEMSPEMASGSVAMYSEDAYVLYNNMDVSPK; encoded by the coding sequence ATGATAAATTATAATATTGAAGCTACTACTGAGGATTCTTGTGATGTGCATCTGTATGATAATTTTGATAGTCCATACTTTTTGGGTGAAGGCCAGACATCACCAAACGGAGAGTGGAAGAATGTTTACTCGGGTTATGGGTCAACGGGGGTTGAAGTAATAGATGGGAAATCCGTTTTTTATCTCAAACCTAACGCATCATCAACACCATATGATACGCACACTCATGCTGCATTAGTAAAGTCTACAGACAAATTCTGTGATTTTGAAATGGAGTTTGATATAAATACTGTAAAACAATTGCGAAAGAACTCTCCACCCAATGTATGGGAAGTAGGTTGGATAGACTTTAGGTATGTAGATAAATTTCACCATTATTCACTATTGTTTAAGCCAAACGGAATTGAGCTTGGAAAAAAAGATTGCGACAGCTGCTCAGACCCAGTTGATGGTCAACAGTTTCACGAAACAAAGTCCACTCCAAAGATGAATCTAAATACTTGGAATCATATAAAGGTCGATATGGTTGACAACCACATCAAGGTATTTATCAATGGAAATTTGGAGGTTGACTATATCGATACGGAAATGTCTCCTGAGATGGCGTCTGGCTCAGTAGCAATGTATTCGGAGGATGCCTATGTGTTATACAACAACATGGATGTTTCGCCCAAATAA
- a CDS encoding family 16 glycoside hydrolase produces MIHSVGILAVILVLVPILGIHTYNTAYSSTSFSIYDNIQTNFDNPLPLPLPFEVPQLDQEEKIDTQIEDDSESQPAEMAATASTSCMASVYDNFDSQYFLGEGQTSPNGEWKNVYSGLGSTGVKNVDWRSVFYLSPKASTSPSETHAALVESTDKFCNFNMKVDMNTVKQLRQNSPDNTWEVGWLFFRYSDTFHYYWLAVKPNGIELGKKDCGSCTNPVDGQKFLVTKSTPTLKMNTWNKITVDMVGNQIKVYFNGNLVINYIDKTMSPKLASGSLAMYSEDAYVLYNNMDVSPK; encoded by the coding sequence ATGATTCACTCGGTCGGAATCTTGGCAGTAATTTTAGTGTTGGTTCCAATTTTGGGAATACATACATACAATACCGCCTATTCCAGCACATCATTTTCAATATATGACAATATTCAGACGAACTTTGACAATCCATTGCCATTACCATTGCCATTTGAAGTACCTCAACTAGATCAGGAAGAGAAGATTGATACTCAAATAGAAGATGATTCTGAATCTCAACCCGCAGAGATGGCTGCCACTGCTAGTACCTCTTGCATGGCAAGTGTATATGATAATTTTGATAGTCAATACTTTTTAGGTGAAGGCCAGACATCACCAAACGGAGAGTGGAAGAATGTTTACTCCGGCTTGGGGTCAACAGGAGTAAAAAATGTCGACTGGAGGTCTGTATTTTATTTGAGTCCAAAAGCTTCTACTAGCCCATCTGAAACACATGCTGCGTTGGTAGAGTCTACGGACAAATTTTGCAACTTTAATATGAAGGTTGATATGAATACCGTAAAACAATTGAGACAGAACTCTCCGGATAATACGTGGGAAGTGGGTTGGTTATTCTTCAGGTATTCAGATACATTTCACTATTACTGGCTTGCAGTAAAACCAAACGGAATAGAGCTTGGAAAGAAAGATTGTGGCAGCTGCACAAACCCAGTTGATGGTCAGAAATTCCTAGTAACAAAGTCCACTCCAACGTTGAAGATGAATACTTGGAATAAGATAACGGTCGATATGGTTGGTAATCAAATCAAGGTATATTTCAATGGAAACTTAGTAATAAATTATATTGATAAAACGATGTCTCCAAAGTTGGCTTCTGGCTCACTAGCAATGTATTCGGAGGATGCCTATGTGTTATACAACAACATGGATGTTTCCCCAAAGTAA
- a CDS encoding virginiamycin B lyase family protein has product MKTFIICGLLVFALIFYIKPIEVLAIPSDQNIAMIKSWALPLPGDQNSGFPITSSFSGNDIYFADSSSNTIGSLDVNTNTITTWNIPTANSLPSSIKYHSSGNVYFIESNANTIGRLAPQTNTITEWAIQSNSSASSAGNNSAANDNIRQFNSVDVDPSNGNVYFIESNANTIGRLAPQTNTITEWAIQSNSSASSAGNNSAANDNIRQFNSVDVDPSNGNVYFIESNANTIGRLAPQTNTITEWAIQSNSSASSAGNNSAANDNIRQFNSVDVDPSNGNVYFIESNANTIGRLAPQNNTITEWAIQSNSTSINSIALGFTGSNEIYFADSSSNTIGSLDVNTNTITKWNIPTANSLPSSIKFDSTTGNVYFIESNANTIGRLTPISSEFTEWKLQEQPSAIEIDSAGSVHYIDENGSKIVRMD; this is encoded by the coding sequence TTGAAAACATTCATCATATGTGGTCTCTTAGTATTTGCTCTTATATTTTATATTAAACCTATTGAAGTATTAGCAATTCCTTCCGACCAAAATATCGCGATGATTAAGAGTTGGGCTCTTCCGCTGCCTGGTGATCAAAATAGCGGTTTTCCTATTACTAGTTCATTTAGTGGTAATGACATTTATTTTGCAGACAGTAGCTCAAACACTATTGGAAGTCTTGATGTGAATACTAATACAATTACAACATGGAATATACCTACTGCTAATAGCCTTCCCAGTTCAATTAAATATCACTCTTCGGGTAATGTATACTTTATAGAAAGCAATGCAAATACTATTGGAAGGCTTGCTCCGCAAACTAATACCATTACAGAATGGGCTATACAATCAAACTCTTCTGCTTCCTCTGCAGGCAATAACTCTGCAGCAAATGACAACATCAGACAATTTAACTCAGTGGATGTAGATCCTTCAAATGGTAATGTATACTTTATAGAAAGCAATGCAAACACTATTGGAAGGCTTGCTCCGCAAACTAATACCATTACAGAATGGGCTATACAATCAAACTCTTCTGCTTCCTCTGCAGGCAATAACTCTGCAGCAAATGACAACATCAGACAATTTAACTCAGTGGATGTAGATCCTTCAAATGGTAATGTATACTTTATAGAAAGCAATGCAAACACTATTGGAAGGCTTGCTCCGCAAACTAATACCATTACAGAATGGGCTATACAATCAAACTCTTCTGCTTCCTCTGCAGGCAATAACTCTGCAGCAAATGACAACATCAGACAATTTAACTCAGTGGATGTAGATCCTTCAAATGGTAATGTATACTTTATAGAAAGCAATGCAAATACTATTGGAAGGCTTGCTCCGCAAAATAATACCATTACAGAATGGGCTATACAATCAAACTCGACTAGCATAAATTCGATTGCTTTGGGCTTTACTGGCAGTAACGAGATTTATTTTGCAGACAGTAGCTCAAACACTATTGGAAGTCTTGATGTGAATACTAATACAATTACAAAATGGAATATACCTACTGCTAATAGCCTTCCCAGTTCAATTAAATTTGATAGTACCACGGGTAATGTATACTTTATAGAAAGCAATGCAAACACTATTGGAAGGCTTACGCCTATTTCCAGTGAATTTACTGAATGGAAATTGCAGGAACAACCCTCGGCTATCGAAATTGACTCTGCTGGAAGCGTACACTACATTGACGAGAATGGTTCTAAAATCGTCAGAATGGATTAA
- a CDS encoding UDP-N-acetylglucosamine 2-epimerase, which translates to MKTNLLPVLKAINHGYVVIYSDTDSNMAAALAAEDIPSKIIHVEAEVRDFDLHVPEEPLWIQIDEMSDYFFPPSNFCTTVLSYENTRGKIFTTANLIVDVCKDLLRIAISRKLSESLPQEYLLSTLHRPENVDNPHNLRLLMNHIAPTNHPVVFPVHPRTKKNLQHFNIGIPSNITIIDPLGYMDFLS; encoded by the coding sequence ATGAAAACTAATTTATTGCCTGTGTTAAAAGCTATTAATCATGGTTATGTTGTTATCTATAGTGACACTGACTCTAATATGGCCGCGGCCTTAGCAGCTGAGGATATTCCGAGTAAAATTATTCATGTTGAAGCGGAGGTTAGAGATTTTGACCTACATGTACCCGAGGAACCACTTTGGATCCAAATAGATGAAATGTCTGACTATTTTTTTCCTCCATCAAACTTTTGTACGACCGTTCTATCATATGAAAATACAAGGGGTAAAATCTTCACTACAGCAAATCTAATAGTGGATGTTTGTAAAGATTTGTTAAGAATTGCAATTTCAAGAAAACTTTCAGAGTCTCTTCCGCAAGAATATCTTTTGTCGACTTTACACAGGCCAGAAAATGTCGATAATCCCCACAATCTTAGATTACTGATGAACCATATTGCCCCTACTAATCATCCTGTTGTATTCCCCGTTCATCCCAGGACAAAAAAGAACTTACAACACTTTAACATTGGTATTCCTTCAAATATAACAATAATAGATCCCCTTGGATACATGGATTTTCTTTCTTGA
- a CDS encoding glycosyltransferase, whose product MKDKRWKFMYSVLLVIWITVILNTIYYWYTGNEILIDTDVNLYYVTLPPLIIIIIYTALTLFILITYLAMDKKVKTIQEKAYENFKEAIIKKNLLCSIIIAAHNEDTVIKKTVTELLKQTYHNMEIIIVCHNCSDNTFAEASVKDPRVKPLDYKTKDSGKGIALNFGVSKSHGEYILVLDADGILSPDFIEKGLPLLEKYAAVQGRYVPSNRNYSFVTRLLSIEGDLWSTPYMTARTALDQRGGLGGTGYILRKDILLEVGGFTNHLVDDYELTSRLLRKGHRIVFGPQCINYDEKPPTIEILLKQRARWAKGFIDLLKNRVCEPTDILGIIFWASPIVIFTALGLFVTIGFGMIFNLVFGYFPFNYATITINQWLLLTAFIWIIQTTVLAKEYGWTGFKYAIFIPIYNSFVLYVFVVFVRAWTIKSWGATKTTHGFTTKSNSI is encoded by the coding sequence TTGAAAGACAAAAGATGGAAATTTATGTATTCTGTATTATTGGTAATATGGATTACAGTAATCTTAAATACCATTTATTATTGGTATACGGGAAACGAAATTCTGATTGATACCGATGTAAATCTCTATTATGTGACTTTGCCGCCATTAATTATTATTATTATTTATACGGCACTAACATTATTCATTCTCATTACCTATCTCGCAATGGATAAAAAGGTAAAAACTATTCAAGAAAAAGCTTACGAAAACTTCAAGGAAGCAATTATCAAAAAGAACTTATTATGCTCTATAATAATAGCAGCACACAATGAAGACACGGTAATAAAAAAAACAGTAACAGAATTACTAAAACAAACATATCACAATATGGAAATTATTATCGTGTGTCACAACTGCAGTGACAATACTTTTGCTGAAGCATCTGTCAAAGATCCGCGAGTAAAGCCACTTGACTATAAAACAAAAGATTCTGGAAAAGGAATAGCATTAAATTTTGGAGTTTCAAAATCCCATGGAGAATACATATTAGTTCTTGATGCAGATGGAATTCTAAGTCCTGACTTTATAGAGAAAGGACTCCCGTTGTTAGAAAAATATGCTGCAGTACAAGGGAGATATGTGCCAAGTAATAGAAATTACAGTTTCGTTACTAGATTGTTGTCAATAGAAGGTGATTTATGGTCAACACCCTACATGACAGCTAGGACTGCATTGGATCAAAGGGGAGGTCTTGGTGGAACAGGTTATATTTTAAGAAAAGATATCCTTCTGGAAGTTGGGGGATTTACAAACCATCTGGTAGATGATTATGAACTTACTTCTAGATTATTGAGAAAAGGCCATAGAATCGTTTTTGGACCTCAATGTATTAATTATGATGAAAAACCTCCCACCATAGAAATTCTGTTAAAACAAAGAGCCAGATGGGCCAAAGGGTTCATTGATCTTTTGAAAAATCGAGTTTGCGAACCTACTGATATACTGGGTATCATTTTTTGGGCCAGTCCTATAGTTATATTTACTGCGCTAGGTTTGTTTGTGACCATTGGATTTGGAATGATCTTTAATTTAGTGTTTGGATACTTCCCTTTTAACTATGCTACAATAACAATTAACCAATGGCTTTTGCTTACCGCTTTTATTTGGATAATTCAAACGACTGTATTAGCAAAAGAATATGGGTGGACCGGGTTTAAATATGCAATATTTATACCAATTTACAATTCGTTTGTATTGTACGTTTTTGTGGTTTTTGTTAGGGCATGGACCATTAAATCATGGGGTGCGACGAAAACAACTCATGGGTTTACCACAAAATCAAACAGCATCTAG
- a CDS encoding PIG-L deacetylase family protein, with amino-acid sequence MNILAIGAHPDDIELGCGGSLLKASRKGVNVFMYIVTRGSSAGSVVKRSNEIINSAKYIGAKKLWIDNYEDTAVYLTKELINSIEFFIRKTQADVIYTHPLKDNHHDHRAVSEATVEAARFTPNILAYENPSTKNFLPVLFSDISDVIFEKIRLIELYGSQKSKLFLSSNSVKGLAEYRAFQTRLDPNLTHMEAFEVLKMMIDTDYALLPTRRLREDLKPSQDIIEFIL; translated from the coding sequence GTGAATATTTTGGCCATTGGCGCGCATCCTGATGACATTGAACTTGGATGTGGCGGATCACTACTGAAGGCCTCCAGAAAAGGCGTCAACGTTTTCATGTATATAGTAACACGAGGATCAAGTGCTGGCTCAGTAGTTAAACGATCGAACGAAATAATAAATTCTGCCAAATATATAGGTGCCAAAAAATTGTGGATAGATAACTATGAGGATACTGCAGTGTATTTGACTAAAGAACTGATCAATTCAATTGAATTTTTTATCAGAAAGACACAGGCCGATGTTATATATACACATCCATTAAAGGATAATCATCATGATCATAGGGCAGTATCGGAAGCAACAGTTGAGGCAGCAAGATTTACACCTAATATACTTGCCTACGAGAATCCATCCACAAAAAATTTTTTACCCGTTTTGTTCAGTGATATCTCTGATGTTATTTTCGAAAAAATTAGATTAATTGAGCTTTATGGTTCTCAAAAATCAAAGCTATTTCTGAGCTCTAATTCAGTAAAGGGTTTGGCAGAGTATCGGGCATTTCAAACTCGACTTGATCCGAATTTAACACATATGGAAGCATTTGAGGTCTTGAAAATGATGATAGATACTGATTATGCTTTGTTACCAACAAGAAGGCTGAGAGAGGATCTCAAACCATCTCAGGATATTATTGAATTTATCTTATGA
- a CDS encoding DUF3303 family protein produces the protein MSATFLVFYRFKTMTPEEAKKANEQWREMKKSLPQGIELMGEYSHAWGTEYNGFLLFESESSDGFMDWWSSFKDSIRWYVDHTHTITARRK, from the coding sequence ATGAGTGCTACCTTTCTAGTTTTCTATAGATTTAAAACTATGACTCCTGAAGAAGCAAAAAAAGCTAATGAACAATGGAGAGAGATGAAAAAGAGTTTGCCACAAGGAATTGAATTGATGGGTGAATACAGCCATGCATGGGGGACTGAATATAATGGCTTTTTGCTCTTCGAATCAGAAAGTAGCGACGGTTTTATGGATTGGTGGTCCAGTTTTAAGGATAGTATTAGATGGTATGTAGATCATACGCATACTATAACTGCACGGAGAAAATAA
- a CDS encoding Lrp/AsnC family transcriptional regulator — MKHNAFVLINCTLGSEAKVMEQIKDLEYVDKAYRVYGVYDIIVKVNAIDKEDLQRKVLLIRRLDDIKSTLTLLEINSLN, encoded by the coding sequence ATGAAGCATAACGCCTTTGTTTTGATCAATTGTACTCTTGGAAGTGAGGCAAAGGTAATGGAACAAATTAAAGATCTTGAATATGTGGATAAGGCTTATCGTGTTTATGGTGTTTACGATATTATAGTTAAGGTTAACGCCATTGACAAGGAGGATTTACAAAGAAAAGTCCTCCTGATAAGACGACTTGATGATATTAAGTCTACATTGACTCTTCTCGAAATCAATAGCTTAAATTAA